One region of Arthrobacter sp. StoSoilB22 genomic DNA includes:
- a CDS encoding helix-turn-helix domain-containing protein has translation MQEGDGVPDMMHGWNRAIGLIEQDLTTDIEVRFLAKAALTSEYHFRRMFSSLAGMPVSEYIRRRRLTAATAEILEGLTVLDVSVRYGYGSAEAFARAFKAMHGLSPSEARLPGAVLHSQPQLRFHLRVEGNTDMKHRIEDKEAFRLIGLKARVPLVYEGPNNAIIEFQRGVDPSVTKRLLELADMDPAGPVSVTDNLEEQRTEGSELDYWHAVASTQAAPEGFESLEVPAGLWVVFEAEGKLPEVLQGMWADAATEWFPANPYRWAPGPEMLSVQVGPGGTHGRGQLWIPVEREEAG, from the coding sequence GTGCAAGAGGGAGACGGGGTGCCGGACATGATGCACGGCTGGAACCGGGCAATAGGGCTGATCGAGCAGGACTTGACCACGGACATCGAAGTACGGTTTTTGGCCAAAGCCGCTTTGACGTCCGAGTATCACTTCAGACGGATGTTTTCCTCCCTGGCAGGCATGCCGGTTTCTGAGTACATCCGCAGGCGGCGCCTCACCGCAGCCACGGCGGAGATCCTGGAGGGCCTTACGGTCCTGGACGTGTCCGTTCGCTACGGATACGGATCGGCAGAAGCATTCGCCCGTGCCTTCAAGGCCATGCACGGACTGAGCCCCTCCGAGGCACGGCTTCCGGGCGCAGTTCTCCATTCCCAGCCTCAACTGAGGTTCCACCTCCGAGTCGAAGGGAACACCGACATGAAACACCGCATAGAAGACAAAGAAGCATTCCGCCTTATTGGCCTCAAAGCCCGCGTACCGCTGGTCTACGAAGGACCCAACAACGCCATCATCGAATTCCAGCGCGGCGTGGATCCTTCTGTCACCAAGCGTTTGCTGGAGCTTGCTGATATGGATCCGGCCGGACCTGTGTCCGTAACGGACAACCTCGAAGAACAGCGCACCGAGGGCAGCGAACTGGACTACTGGCACGCGGTGGCCTCTACCCAAGCGGCTCCGGAAGGTTTCGAGTCCCTTGAAGTCCCGGCAGGCTTATGGGTGGTCTTTGAAGCTGAGGGAAAGCTCCCGGAAGTCCTGCAGGGCATGTGGGCAGACGCCGCAACGGAATGGTTTCCTGCCAACCCTTACAGGTGGGCACCGGGACCCGAAATGCTCAGCGTCCAAGTGGGGCCCGGGGGCACACACGGCCGCGGCCAGTTGTGGATCCCCGTGGAAAGGGAAGAAGCGGGTTAA
- a CDS encoding Asp23/Gls24 family envelope stress response protein, with protein sequence MNTPEDSLDCGHSLAELSTYLDTGEIADPAHLHSCPECQAGLASLRRLSQLGSELLTSDLADAGSGHDDWMQSILDNLRLELRPGRSIPLQAGNPKDTLWETEGSISALIRSVADALPGTAAGKCRLHGDVTTPGAGITVDVEIAVVYGHPLDERAEELRRELAQTLAFQTELNIETINITVRDVLEPPSAADQVPSPPTSPAPTTREDQP encoded by the coding sequence ATGAACACCCCCGAAGACTCCTTGGACTGCGGGCACAGCCTTGCCGAACTAAGCACTTATCTGGACACCGGAGAGATTGCAGATCCCGCCCATCTCCACTCATGCCCTGAATGCCAAGCTGGCCTGGCATCGTTGCGCCGGCTATCCCAACTGGGCAGCGAACTGCTGACGTCGGATCTGGCCGATGCAGGCTCGGGCCATGACGACTGGATGCAGTCCATTCTGGACAACCTCCGGCTGGAGCTGCGTCCAGGCAGGAGCATTCCCCTGCAGGCCGGGAACCCGAAGGACACCCTTTGGGAAACCGAGGGTTCAATCTCAGCACTCATCCGATCCGTGGCTGACGCCCTGCCTGGCACGGCCGCCGGCAAGTGCCGGTTGCATGGCGACGTCACCACACCAGGAGCCGGAATTACCGTGGACGTGGAGATAGCCGTGGTGTACGGACACCCCCTGGATGAACGTGCCGAAGAGCTGCGCCGTGAGTTGGCGCAGACGCTCGCCTTCCAAACGGAGCTAAACATCGAGACCATCAACATCACCGTGAGGGACGTTCTGGAACCGCCTTCGGCCGCAGACCAGGTTCCCTCTCCACCCACCAGCCCCGCACCCACCACTCGGGAGGATCAGCCATGA
- a CDS encoding RNA polymerase sigma factor: MGKAENVTGSPAAQHQLDLVPDALLAGRAADGDTAAFEALARRHGPLMRATARRLTGSQADADDVVQETLVQAWKQLDNLRDPAAVKGWLLRIVGSRSIDHLRRRRNHAGLDAVENQVEHDAKPQAADPEHSAVITSRVEALKAALAKLPEEQRRCWVLKEFNDQSYEEIALTLNISQASVRGRLARARITLARMMEEWR; this comes from the coding sequence ATGGGGAAGGCAGAAAACGTGACTGGTTCACCCGCAGCGCAGCACCAATTGGATCTGGTGCCCGATGCTCTGCTGGCCGGCCGGGCCGCAGACGGTGACACCGCAGCCTTCGAGGCACTGGCGCGGCGCCACGGCCCGTTGATGCGGGCCACGGCCCGGCGATTGACCGGCTCACAAGCCGACGCCGACGACGTCGTGCAGGAAACACTCGTCCAAGCCTGGAAGCAACTGGACAACCTCCGCGACCCCGCAGCAGTCAAGGGATGGTTGCTCAGGATTGTCGGCAGCCGCAGCATCGACCACCTCCGGAGACGCCGCAATCATGCAGGCCTCGACGCCGTGGAGAACCAGGTGGAACACGACGCCAAGCCGCAGGCAGCGGACCCCGAGCACAGCGCAGTTATCACCTCCCGCGTGGAGGCCCTAAAAGCGGCGCTCGCAAAGCTTCCCGAGGAACAACGGCGATGTTGGGTTCTTAAGGAATTCAATGACCAGAGCTACGAGGAGATCGCACTGACGTTGAATATCAGCCAAGCCAGTGTCCGCGGCCGCTTGGCCCGGGCACGGATCACCCTTGCGCGCATGATGGAGGAATGGCGATGA
- a CDS encoding CsbD family protein, which translates to MGINDKINNAATEHLGAAKEGAGKLTGDQSLEREGQHDQAQAKIQQAGEKVKDAAADITENIKDAAQKLKEGFSKK; encoded by the coding sequence ATGGGAATCAACGACAAGATCAACAACGCAGCCACCGAGCACCTCGGTGCAGCCAAGGAAGGCGCCGGAAAGCTCACCGGCGATCAGTCGCTGGAGCGCGAGGGGCAGCACGATCAGGCACAAGCCAAGATCCAGCAGGCAGGCGAAAAGGTCAAAGACGCTGCGGCCGATATCACCGAGAACATCAAGGATGCGGCGCAGAAGCTCAAAGAAGGTTTCTCCAAAAAGTAG
- a CDS encoding SDR family oxidoreductase: protein MTQGDPNQADKPLTDGNRLSSAPSDPRSGYHSGKFPQQEQKQPGLTRPLDPQPDHGEKSYVGHGRLQGKIALITGGDSGIGAAVAIAYAREGANVAISYLPEEEEDAQSTAEWIRECGSQVLLLPGDARDEGFAAQIVERTVQELGGLNVVVLNAAYQKNREGLETIPTEEFDRVFKTNLYSLIWTAQAAIPHLRPGASIIVTASIQAFNPSAQLVDYAMTKAAQVAFTKAMAEELGSKGIRVNAVAPGPIWTPLIPATEWPDKLPTFGQDTPLGRAGQPAELAPAYVLLASDEGSYISGAVLPVTGGKGL, encoded by the coding sequence ATGACGCAAGGTGATCCGAACCAGGCTGATAAGCCGCTAACCGACGGAAACCGCCTCTCCTCCGCACCATCGGACCCCCGCAGCGGGTACCACTCGGGCAAGTTCCCCCAGCAGGAACAGAAACAGCCCGGACTTACCAGACCGTTGGATCCGCAACCAGATCACGGCGAGAAAAGTTACGTGGGGCATGGGCGTCTCCAAGGCAAGATCGCGCTCATCACCGGCGGTGACTCGGGCATCGGCGCGGCAGTCGCCATCGCGTACGCCCGTGAAGGTGCCAACGTGGCTATCAGCTACCTGCCGGAGGAAGAAGAAGACGCGCAGTCGACGGCGGAATGGATCCGTGAGTGCGGCTCGCAGGTCCTGCTGCTGCCCGGCGACGCACGGGATGAAGGCTTCGCGGCGCAGATCGTGGAACGTACGGTGCAGGAGCTTGGCGGGCTCAATGTAGTGGTGTTGAACGCGGCGTACCAGAAGAACCGCGAAGGGCTGGAGACTATCCCCACCGAGGAGTTCGACCGCGTCTTCAAGACCAATCTGTATTCCCTCATCTGGACGGCACAGGCGGCCATTCCGCATCTTCGTCCAGGTGCCTCCATCATTGTCACGGCCTCGATACAGGCCTTCAACCCCTCCGCACAGTTGGTCGATTACGCCATGACCAAGGCAGCACAAGTAGCCTTCACCAAGGCCATGGCCGAGGAACTGGGATCCAAGGGTATCCGCGTCAATGCTGTGGCGCCGGGCCCCATCTGGACTCCGCTGATCCCAGCTACCGAATGGCCGGACAAACTGCCCACGTTCGGGCAGGACACGCCCCTGGGCCGGGCAGGCCAGCCGGCCGAGCTGGCACCGGCCTACGTGCTGCTGGCATCCGACGAAGGATCCTACATCTCAGGGGCGGTCCTTCCCGTCACGGGTGGCAAGGGGCTTTAA
- a CDS encoding GntR family transcriptional regulator, translating to MPETAVESAAVESKSQQAYAAVKERIIQGTYTPGYRLVLAKIAEDLGFSVVPVREAIRRLEAEGLVKFERNVGATVSGIDPTEYLYTMQTLSIVEGAATALSAPLIDAIAIERARAVNAEMRECLEHFDPVRFTALNQDFHSVLFEHCPNPHILDLVHRGWNRLASLRSSTFRFVPGRAQESVREHEALLQLIEGGADADTIEKAARQHRAATLDAYLATAKNQ from the coding sequence GTGCCTGAAACCGCCGTCGAGAGCGCCGCCGTCGAGAGTAAATCCCAGCAGGCGTATGCCGCCGTCAAGGAGCGGATCATCCAGGGCACCTACACGCCGGGGTACCGGCTGGTGCTCGCCAAGATCGCCGAGGACCTGGGCTTTAGCGTGGTTCCCGTGCGGGAAGCGATCCGCCGGCTGGAGGCCGAAGGGCTGGTGAAGTTCGAGCGGAACGTGGGCGCCACGGTCTCGGGCATTGATCCCACCGAGTACCTCTACACCATGCAGACGCTGAGCATCGTGGAAGGTGCGGCCACCGCGTTGTCCGCGCCACTGATCGATGCCATTGCCATAGAACGTGCGCGTGCGGTCAACGCCGAGATGCGCGAATGCCTGGAGCATTTTGATCCCGTCCGCTTCACCGCGCTGAACCAGGATTTCCACAGCGTCCTGTTTGAGCACTGCCCCAACCCGCACATCCTGGACCTCGTGCACCGGGGGTGGAACAGGCTGGCGTCCCTGCGATCGTCCACCTTCCGTTTTGTCCCCGGACGCGCCCAGGAATCGGTGCGCGAACACGAGGCACTCCTCCAGCTCATCGAGGGCGGAGCAGATGCCGACACCATCGAAAAAGCAGCCCGACAACACCGCGCCGCCACCTTGGACGCGTACCTCGCCACAGCAAAGAACCAGTAA
- a CDS encoding DUF1206 domain-containing protein, translating to MRKAADVAEEAANSQTFAAVARAGYAVSGLLHVLIGVIAIQLAVGRSGEADVSGAVTELANKPAGPVLLWACFAACAALALWQLGNAILGYRNVSDNKLTKRLSALGQALVFAALAATIVSFVLGQGRNSRESSSDFTATLMQAPFGVFLLIALGAGIAITGIVFVVRGFRKKFTKDLSLSSKQTVHKFQLWVGVVGYIAKGIALFLVGLLVVIAAARAQPEQSTGLDGGLKALKEQPYGPYLLAAVALGLIAYGLFLMVKARTLRT from the coding sequence ATGAGAAAGGCCGCCGACGTGGCCGAGGAAGCCGCTAATTCGCAGACTTTCGCAGCCGTTGCCCGCGCGGGATACGCCGTGAGCGGCCTGCTGCACGTCCTCATTGGCGTCATCGCAATCCAGCTCGCGGTGGGCCGCAGCGGCGAGGCCGACGTCAGCGGGGCAGTGACCGAGCTGGCCAACAAGCCAGCCGGACCCGTCCTGCTCTGGGCCTGCTTCGCGGCCTGTGCGGCGCTTGCTCTGTGGCAATTGGGAAACGCCATCCTTGGTTATCGGAACGTCTCGGACAACAAGCTGACCAAGAGGCTCTCTGCCCTTGGCCAGGCCTTGGTATTCGCCGCCTTGGCTGCCACCATCGTGTCCTTCGTGCTGGGGCAAGGCCGGAACAGCAGGGAGTCCAGCAGCGACTTCACCGCGACTCTCATGCAGGCGCCGTTCGGGGTATTCCTGCTCATTGCCCTTGGTGCAGGTATCGCCATTACCGGCATCGTGTTTGTGGTCAGGGGCTTCCGGAAGAAGTTCACCAAAGACCTTTCGCTGTCGTCCAAGCAGACGGTGCATAAGTTCCAACTCTGGGTTGGCGTGGTGGGCTACATCGCAAAAGGAATCGCTTTGTTCCTGGTTGGCCTGCTGGTGGTTATTGCCGCGGCCCGCGCCCAGCCCGAACAATCAACCGGGCTTGACGGCGGCCTGAAAGCCCTGAAGGAGCAGCCCTACGGGCCTTATCTGTTGGCTGCCGTGGCTCTGGGGCTCATTGCCTACGGTCTGTTTCTCATGGTCAAAGCGAGGACGCTGCGGACCTAG
- a CDS encoding Asp23/Gls24 family envelope stress response protein, with product MTIQTHTPADVPAKNSQATPAPVLDTPNKGKDGRGATTVADGVVAKIAGIAIQEIPGVHALGGGAARAIGNLREKVGQKDLTQGVSVEVGQTQVAVDVTLVVEYPHPLQEVADNARDAVYTAIEDLVGMEVTEVNVTITDIHVPSDDADVEDSEREPRVS from the coding sequence TTGACGATCCAAACGCACACCCCCGCAGACGTTCCCGCCAAGAACTCCCAGGCGACCCCGGCACCCGTGCTGGACACCCCCAACAAGGGTAAAGACGGCCGCGGAGCCACCACCGTCGCCGACGGCGTAGTAGCAAAAATTGCGGGCATCGCCATCCAGGAAATTCCCGGCGTACACGCCCTTGGCGGTGGAGCAGCCAGGGCAATCGGCAATCTCCGCGAGAAGGTGGGCCAGAAGGACCTCACCCAAGGCGTCAGCGTAGAAGTGGGGCAGACCCAGGTGGCTGTGGACGTGACCCTGGTGGTCGAATACCCCCATCCGCTTCAGGAAGTCGCAGACAACGCACGCGACGCTGTCTACACCGCGATCGAAGACCTGGTGGGCATGGAAGTCACGGAAGTCAACGTCACCATCACTGACATCCACGTGCCGTCCGACGACGCAGACGTAGAGGACTCCGAGCGTGAACCGAGGGTGTCATGA
- a CDS encoding alpha/beta hydrolase — protein sequence MDIILVPGFWLDASSWEEVTPPLEAAGHTVHPLTLPGLESVDASRAGIGLRTHIDAVVTKVDSLDGKVILVGHSGGGAIIHGVADTRPDRVAHAIYVDSGPLGEGGVINDELPDDGDDLPLPPWELFEDEDLIDLTDELKEAFRARAIPEPKGVAFDQQHLSDVRRYDVPATIIACQFPSSLLKEWMNAGHPFTAELARIHDVGYIDLPTGHWPQFTKPKELGEAILTVVERVS from the coding sequence ATGGACATCATCCTTGTACCCGGATTCTGGTTGGACGCATCGTCGTGGGAGGAGGTGACGCCGCCCCTGGAAGCAGCTGGCCACACGGTTCATCCGCTGACGCTGCCAGGGCTGGAGTCGGTGGATGCTTCACGCGCGGGCATCGGCCTCCGCACGCACATTGACGCCGTGGTGACGAAGGTGGACTCCCTGGACGGCAAAGTCATCCTGGTGGGCCATTCTGGTGGAGGCGCCATCATCCACGGCGTGGCAGACACCCGCCCGGACCGGGTAGCCCACGCCATTTACGTTGACAGCGGACCGCTCGGTGAGGGCGGGGTCATCAATGATGAACTGCCCGACGACGGCGACGACCTCCCGCTGCCGCCTTGGGAACTGTTCGAAGACGAAGACCTGATTGACCTGACTGACGAGCTTAAGGAAGCGTTCCGTGCGCGGGCCATCCCCGAGCCCAAAGGCGTTGCCTTTGACCAGCAACACCTGAGCGATGTCCGGCGCTACGACGTTCCGGCCACCATCATTGCCTGCCAGTTCCCGTCCTCTCTCCTCAAGGAGTGGATGAATGCCGGGCATCCCTTCACCGCGGAACTCGCCAGGATCCATGACGTCGGGTACATCGACCTCCCCACGGGACACTGGCCGCAATTCACCAAACCCAAGGAACTGGGCGAGGCGATCCTGACTGTGGTGGAACGCGTCAGCTAA
- a CDS encoding fumarylacetoacetate hydrolase family protein: protein MLARTRKVIAVHINYPSRAAQRGRTPEQPSYFLKPSSSLALGTTEAPGTVERPAGCELLGYEGEIALVIGKSARRVSLEDAWSHVEWVTASNDLGVYDLRYADKGSNVRSKGGDGFTPVGPALIPADAVDPAQLRIRTWHNGDLVQDDTTEDLLFPFAQLVADLSQLLTLEEGDIILTGTPAGASVAKPGDVVEIEVTGGDFSSGRLATRVTEGTTPFADFGARPRTDDTQREEAYGSREAAGLAPAVSVLTPALKAKLESVATATLSSQLRKRGLNNVSIDGLQATRPDRKVVGLARTLRYVPNREDLFTTHGGGFNAQKRAIDSVNEGEILLMEARGEKGTGTVGDILALRAQVRGAAAIITDGGVRDYSAVADLDMPTYFANPHPAVLGRRHIPWDTDITIACGGATVQPGDIIVADSDGILVIPPAIADELADDCIAQEKEETFIFQMVQEGNSVDGLYPMNKEWQARFQEWSARQQTAEGAHGA, encoded by the coding sequence ATGCTGGCCCGGACGCGCAAAGTCATTGCCGTCCACATCAACTACCCCAGCCGCGCCGCACAGCGCGGACGCACCCCTGAACAGCCGTCGTACTTCCTGAAGCCGTCGTCCTCGCTGGCGCTCGGCACCACTGAAGCTCCAGGCACGGTAGAGCGCCCGGCCGGTTGTGAACTGCTTGGCTATGAGGGTGAGATCGCGCTGGTCATCGGCAAGTCCGCCCGCCGCGTCAGTCTTGAGGACGCTTGGAGCCACGTCGAGTGGGTCACGGCGTCCAACGACCTCGGCGTGTACGACCTCCGTTACGCGGACAAGGGCTCCAATGTCCGCTCCAAAGGCGGCGACGGCTTCACTCCCGTTGGTCCCGCGCTGATCCCGGCCGACGCCGTTGACCCGGCCCAGTTGCGAATTCGCACCTGGCACAACGGGGACCTGGTCCAGGACGACACCACCGAGGACCTGCTCTTCCCGTTCGCGCAGCTCGTCGCGGACCTTTCCCAGCTGCTCACCTTGGAAGAGGGCGACATCATCCTCACCGGCACCCCGGCCGGCGCCTCTGTTGCCAAGCCGGGTGACGTCGTCGAAATTGAAGTCACCGGCGGCGACTTCAGCAGCGGCCGCCTGGCCACCAGAGTAACGGAAGGTACGACGCCGTTCGCGGACTTTGGTGCCCGGCCCAGGACTGATGACACCCAGCGGGAAGAGGCCTACGGATCGCGCGAAGCTGCCGGTTTGGCTCCTGCCGTTTCCGTGCTGACTCCGGCGCTGAAGGCGAAGCTGGAATCCGTTGCTACGGCGACCCTTTCTTCGCAACTCCGCAAGCGTGGACTGAACAATGTAAGCATCGACGGACTGCAGGCAACCCGTCCGGACCGCAAAGTGGTGGGCCTCGCCAGGACTCTCCGCTACGTTCCCAACCGCGAGGACCTGTTCACAACCCATGGCGGCGGATTCAACGCCCAGAAACGTGCCATCGATTCCGTGAACGAGGGCGAAATCCTGCTCATGGAAGCCCGCGGCGAGAAGGGCACCGGCACCGTGGGGGACATCCTGGCGCTGCGGGCCCAGGTCCGCGGAGCTGCCGCGATCATCACCGACGGCGGCGTCCGCGACTACTCGGCCGTGGCTGACCTTGACATGCCTACCTACTTCGCCAACCCGCACCCGGCAGTGCTGGGCCGCCGCCACATTCCGTGGGACACGGACATCACCATCGCCTGCGGCGGCGCTACCGTGCAGCCGGGGGACATCATTGTGGCCGACTCGGACGGCATTCTGGTGATCCCGCCGGCCATCGCCGATGAACTTGCCGATGACTGCATTGCCCAGGAGAAGGAAGAAACCTTCATCTTCCAGATGGTGCAGGAAGGCAACAGCGTTGACGGGCTCTACCCCATGAACAAGGAATGGCAGGCACGCTTCCAGGAGTGGTCCGCTCGCCAGCAAACCGCGGAAGGAGCCCACGGTGCCTGA
- a CDS encoding GlsB/YeaQ/YmgE family stress response membrane protein — protein MGFFGFLLLGLLAGAIAKLILPGRQGGGWLITLVLGVVGALLGGWIGSLIFGTGLQEFFSLTTWLLAIGGSIIVLLIYGLVTGRKAHHG, from the coding sequence ATGGGTTTCTTTGGTTTTCTTCTGCTCGGTCTTTTGGCCGGCGCTATCGCTAAGCTTATTCTTCCCGGCCGTCAGGGTGGCGGCTGGCTCATCACTCTCGTGTTGGGCGTCGTCGGCGCACTCCTGGGTGGTTGGATCGGCAGCCTCATCTTCGGCACCGGGCTGCAGGAATTCTTCTCCCTCACCACGTGGCTCCTGGCCATCGGCGGCTCCATCATCGTGCTGCTGATCTACGGCCTGGTCACCGGCCGCAAGGCACACCATGGCTAA
- a CDS encoding DUF2273 domain-containing protein — protein sequence MNPTIAGVAIGAILAVAGLAFGFWGLLLTALFMGIGAVLGRAAEGKLDLRGVLDALRGKRSST from the coding sequence ATGAACCCCACTATCGCCGGCGTAGCCATCGGCGCCATCCTGGCCGTGGCGGGGCTCGCCTTCGGGTTCTGGGGCCTGCTGCTCACGGCACTGTTCATGGGAATCGGAGCAGTGCTGGGCCGCGCAGCCGAAGGAAAGCTTGACCTTCGCGGGGTGCTGGACGCCTTGCGGGGCAAGCGCTCATCCACATGA